In the genome of Microbacterium endophyticum, one region contains:
- a CDS encoding NUDIX hydrolase, which yields MDIRVAAYAVVVDDEDRVLLAHWREAHHSSWTMPGGGLEPGEDPVVAARREVWEETGYDVEIGDLLGIDSRVIPARKRITSGANAPLHTLRIVYRARITGGELRNEIGGSTDRAGWFERSHIATMNRVSLVDIALSLASKGL from the coding sequence ATGGATATCCGGGTTGCGGCATACGCGGTCGTTGTTGATGACGAGGATCGCGTGCTTCTTGCGCACTGGCGCGAGGCGCATCACTCGTCGTGGACAATGCCCGGTGGCGGCCTAGAGCCCGGCGAGGACCCTGTCGTTGCCGCACGTCGCGAAGTGTGGGAAGAGACCGGCTACGACGTTGAAATCGGTGATCTGCTAGGAATTGACTCTCGAGTCATCCCGGCGCGTAAACGCATCACATCCGGTGCGAACGCACCGCTCCATACGCTACGTATCGTCTACCGTGCACGCATCACGGGAGGCGAGCTCCGCAATGAAATCGGGGGATCCACCGATCGTGCCGGCTGGTTTGAGCGCTCGCACATCGCGACGATGAACAGAGTGTCACTCGTTGATATCGCGCTATCCCTGGCGAGTAAAGGTCTGTGA